A genomic segment from [Flavobacterium] thermophilum encodes:
- a CDS encoding Predicted methyltransferase (contains TPR repeat), with product MGKQLKQSSRKATIVPFIQNGEYFFKKGMKAYDRGDLHKARKYFERAVRLDERDASFALQLALVLSELGEYQFSNQWLFKIIHDLDETMDDCLYFLANNFACLGLFREARQYAEQYLANEPDGEFADDAADLLELLRLDGPEWTEEQEDLMALEDRARRLLEEERFAEAIEALEAIVARYPDVWAAHNNLALAYFYSGDVDKAKQKVREVLKRDPGNLHALCNALVFAYYLHDQEQVSSLCRTLAGLYPFFHEHQYKLGATFALVGRFDLAFRWLHRLYKSGFRGDGPFYYWLACTAYHTGHESLARNMWEEFLVFHPEKRGEEPWAVPSFDEAFARIIRWIEQEGLADQLYGLYLFSRSKQAEETAMSLAVCRLLPADPRLRPFIDSFLFGLTDGPSARAGNVGRMVDALSANNEEKEALCRFAFAIAVHPLADGERFANGAAWAAAIEYMWRRQQGEKVTQKEMAAKYGVSAATVGKYVQKARQLWS from the coding sequence ATGGGAAAACAACTGAAGCAGTCATCACGAAAAGCGACGATTGTGCCGTTTATCCAGAACGGAGAGTATTTTTTCAAAAAAGGAATGAAAGCATACGATCGGGGCGATTTGCATAAGGCGAGGAAGTATTTCGAGCGCGCCGTCCGTTTGGATGAGCGCGATGCGTCGTTTGCCCTGCAGCTGGCGCTAGTATTGTCCGAACTTGGTGAATACCAGTTTTCAAACCAATGGCTGTTCAAAATTATTCATGATCTCGATGAAACGATGGACGACTGTTTGTATTTTTTGGCGAACAATTTCGCCTGCCTCGGCTTGTTCCGCGAGGCTCGGCAATACGCTGAACAGTACTTGGCGAATGAGCCGGACGGGGAGTTTGCCGACGATGCCGCCGACTTGCTTGAGCTGCTTCGGCTCGATGGTCCGGAATGGACGGAGGAGCAGGAAGACCTTATGGCGCTCGAGGATCGCGCCCGCCGGTTGCTTGAGGAGGAGCGGTTTGCGGAAGCGATTGAGGCGCTCGAGGCGATTGTCGCCCGCTATCCGGACGTGTGGGCGGCGCACAACAACCTGGCGCTTGCGTATTTTTACAGCGGCGATGTCGACAAAGCGAAACAGAAAGTGCGTGAAGTGCTCAAACGCGACCCCGGCAACTTGCATGCGCTTTGCAATGCGCTCGTTTTCGCGTATTACTTGCATGATCAGGAGCAAGTCTCTTCCCTTTGCCGGACGCTCGCCGGGCTTTATCCGTTTTTCCATGAGCATCAATACAAGCTCGGGGCGACGTTCGCGCTTGTCGGGCGGTTCGATTTGGCGTTCCGCTGGCTGCACCGCCTGTACAAAAGCGGCTTTCGCGGCGACGGGCCGTTTTACTACTGGCTCGCCTGCACCGCCTACCATACGGGGCATGAATCGCTCGCTCGGAACATGTGGGAAGAGTTTCTCGTGTTTCATCCGGAAAAGCGCGGCGAGGAGCCGTGGGCTGTTCCGTCGTTCGACGAAGCGTTTGCCCGCATCATCCGCTGGATTGAGCAGGAAGGATTGGCTGACCAGTTGTACGGCTTATATTTGTTCAGCCGCTCGAAGCAAGCGGAGGAAACGGCCATGTCGCTGGCGGTCTGCCGCTTGTTGCCGGCCGACCCACGCTTGCGTCCATTCATCGACTCGTTTTTATTTGGCTTGACCGACGGCCCGTCCGCCCGGGCGGGGAACGTCGGCCGCATGGTCGATGCGCTTTCGGCAAATAATGAAGAAAAGGAAGCACTCTGCCGCTTTGCGTTTGCGATTGCCGTCCATCCGCTGGCCGATGGCGAACGGTTTGCGAACGGAGCGGCGTGGGCGGCGGCGATTGAATACATGTGGCGCCGCCAGCAAGGAGAGAAAGTGACGCAAAAAGAGATGGCGGCCAAATATGGCGTCTCGGCGGCAACGGTGGGAAAATATGTGCAAAAAGCGCGCCAACTATGGTCATGA
- the hisE gene encoding Phosphoribosyl-ATP pyrophosphatase, whose translation MTADIRFDEKGLVPAIVQDAQSKEVLTLAYMNKESLKKTLETGETWFYSRSRQELWHKGATSGNVQRVVDIRYDCDADALLVLVEPAGPACHTGSYSCFSRSLDGAARAPQADRFAILNELEQIIAKRDAERPEGSYTTYLFEKGVDKILKKVGEEAAEVIIAAKNRSHDELKWEAADLLYHLLVLLREQKLPLDAVLATLAERHAQKTEAAEQT comes from the coding sequence ATGACGGCGGACATTCGCTTTGACGAAAAAGGGCTGGTGCCCGCGATCGTCCAAGATGCGCAAAGCAAGGAAGTGCTCACGCTTGCCTATATGAACAAAGAGTCGCTTAAAAAAACGCTGGAGACCGGAGAAACATGGTTTTACAGCCGCTCGCGCCAAGAACTATGGCATAAAGGGGCGACATCTGGAAACGTGCAGCGCGTTGTCGACATCCGCTACGACTGCGACGCCGACGCCCTGCTCGTTCTCGTCGAGCCGGCCGGCCCGGCTTGCCATACCGGGTCGTATTCCTGTTTTTCCCGCTCGCTGGACGGCGCGGCGCGCGCGCCGCAGGCCGACCGGTTCGCCATTTTGAACGAGCTCGAACAGATCATCGCCAAGCGCGACGCCGAACGGCCAGAAGGGTCGTACACGACGTATTTGTTTGAAAAAGGCGTCGATAAAATTTTGAAAAAAGTCGGCGAAGAAGCGGCCGAAGTGATTATTGCGGCGAAAAACCGGAGTCATGACGAGCTGAAATGGGAAGCGGCTGATTTGTTGTACCATTTGCTTGTGCTGTTGCGGGAACAAAAGCTGCCGCTTGACGCCGTGCTGGCAACGCTTGCCGAGCGGCACGCACAAAAAACGGAAGCAGCGGAACAAACCTAA
- the hisF gene encoding Imidazole glycerol phosphate synthase subunit HisF, translated as MITKRIIPCLDVKDGRVVKGVQFVQLRDAGDPVELAKAYDEQGADELVFLDISASHEGRKTMVDVVERVAAQLAIPFTVGGGIHSLDDMKRMLRAGADKVSLNTAAVLHPALIAEGADFFGSQCIVVAIDAKYDETLGSWRVYTHGGRNATNWEVVAWAQEAVRLGAGEILLTSMDADGGKNGFDIALTRRVSEAVPVPVIASGGAGKAEHFLEAFEKGKADAALAASIFHYKETSVGQVKAYLKERGVNVR; from the coding sequence ATGATCACGAAGCGCATCATCCCGTGCCTCGATGTGAAAGACGGGCGCGTCGTCAAAGGAGTGCAATTTGTCCAGCTGCGCGATGCCGGCGATCCGGTGGAGCTGGCGAAGGCGTACGATGAGCAAGGGGCGGACGAGCTCGTGTTTTTGGACATTTCCGCTTCCCATGAAGGGCGGAAAACGATGGTCGATGTCGTCGAGCGCGTCGCCGCCCAGCTAGCGATTCCGTTTACGGTCGGCGGCGGCATCCACTCGCTTGACGATATGAAGCGGATGCTGCGCGCGGGCGCGGACAAAGTGTCGCTCAACACCGCCGCGGTGCTCCATCCGGCCTTGATCGCGGAAGGGGCGGACTTTTTCGGCTCGCAATGCATCGTCGTCGCCATTGACGCGAAATACGATGAAACGCTTGGTTCATGGCGCGTCTATACGCACGGCGGCCGCAACGCCACGAATTGGGAAGTCGTCGCGTGGGCGCAGGAAGCGGTCCGTCTTGGCGCCGGGGAGATTTTGCTGACGAGCATGGATGCCGATGGCGGCAAAAACGGTTTTGATATTGCCTTGACGCGGCGGGTGAGCGAAGCGGTCCCGGTTCCGGTCATCGCCTCGGGCGGCGCCGGCAAGGCGGAGCATTTCCTCGAAGCGTTCGAAAAAGGGAAAGCAGACGCGGCGCTCGCGGCCTCCATTTTCCATTACAAAGAAACGTCGGTTGGGCAAGTGAAAGCGTACTTGAAAGAAAGAGGGGTGAACGTGCGATGA
- the hisA gene encoding 1-(5-phosphoribosyl)-5-[(5-phosphoribosylamino)methylideneamino] imidazole-4-carboxamide isomerase — protein MAAFTVYPAIDMRGGKCVRLLQGDYSKETVYGDSPVAMAEQFVAQGAEWIHMVDLDGAKEGRRVNDRFVIEAARLGVNVQVGGGIRTEEDIVHYLENGVARVILGSAAIADPPFVKKMLQTYGRRIVIGIDARDGFVATEGWLATSNVKAEELGRMLVEAGAETFIFTDIATDGTLSGPNIAAAVRLAEATGKEVIASGGVSSLDDLRALCQYAGQGIGGAIVGKALYTNQFTLAEALKVVNER, from the coding sequence ATGGCGGCGTTTACGGTGTATCCGGCGATCGATATGCGCGGCGGAAAATGCGTCCGCCTGCTGCAAGGCGATTACAGCAAAGAAACGGTGTACGGCGATTCGCCGGTCGCGATGGCCGAGCAATTCGTGGCCCAAGGGGCGGAGTGGATTCATATGGTCGATTTGGACGGAGCGAAAGAAGGGCGGCGCGTCAACGACCGGTTTGTCATTGAAGCGGCCCGCCTGGGCGTCAACGTGCAAGTCGGCGGCGGCATCCGGACGGAAGAGGATATCGTGCATTATTTAGAAAATGGGGTCGCCCGCGTCATTTTAGGAAGTGCGGCCATTGCCGACCCGCCGTTTGTGAAAAAGATGCTCCAAACATACGGCCGCCGCATCGTGATTGGCATTGACGCCCGCGACGGCTTCGTGGCGACGGAAGGGTGGCTTGCGACGTCGAACGTTAAGGCGGAAGAACTCGGGCGGATGCTCGTCGAGGCGGGGGCGGAGACGTTTATCTTTACGGACATTGCAACGGACGGCACGCTGTCGGGCCCGAACATCGCCGCCGCGGTCCGGTTGGCCGAGGCGACGGGAAAAGAAGTGATTGCTTCTGGCGGCGTCAGCTCGCTTGACGATTTGCGCGCGCTCTGCCAATATGCTGGACAAGGCATCGGTGGGGCGATCGTCGGCAAGGCGCTTTATACGAATCAGTTTACGCTCGCGGAAGCGCTCAAGGTGGTGAACGAGCGATGA
- the hisH1 gene encoding Imidazole glycerol phosphate synthase subunit HisH 1 has protein sequence MAMIGIIDYGMGNLYSVRKALERLGCPYIVSGDNKELARARGLLLPGVGSFRDAMHILRETGLADFIRAAAENGTPLLGICLGMQLLFDESEENGPTKGLGLLRGRVVRFPGVTKTGEPYKVPHMGWNRLRFHRPSPLLHGVEEGHVYFVHSYYVVPGDEDVVLASSEYDVDVPAVVGRGNVWGTQFHPEKSGAVGMRILNNYVGIVTGRGNR, from the coding sequence ATGGCGATGATCGGGATCATCGACTATGGCATGGGCAACTTATACAGCGTCCGCAAAGCGCTCGAGCGGCTCGGCTGCCCGTATATCGTGAGCGGCGACAACAAGGAGTTGGCGCGGGCGCGCGGGCTCCTTTTGCCTGGGGTTGGCTCGTTTCGCGATGCGATGCACATTTTGCGTGAAACCGGGTTGGCCGATTTCATCCGTGCGGCGGCTGAAAACGGCACGCCGTTGCTTGGCATTTGTTTAGGGATGCAGCTGTTGTTTGACGAAAGCGAGGAAAACGGGCCGACCAAAGGGCTTGGGCTTTTGCGCGGCCGCGTCGTCCGTTTTCCGGGCGTCACGAAAACCGGCGAGCCATACAAAGTGCCGCATATGGGCTGGAACCGGCTCCGTTTCCATCGCCCGTCGCCGCTTCTTCATGGCGTCGAGGAAGGGCATGTGTATTTTGTCCATTCGTATTACGTCGTCCCGGGCGATGAGGACGTCGTGCTCGCGAGCAGCGAGTATGACGTGGACGTTCCGGCGGTTGTCGGGCGCGGCAACGTCTGGGGCACGCAGTTTCATCCCGAAAAAAGCGGGGCGGTCGGCATGCGCATCTTGAACAATTATGTCGGCATCGTCACGGGAAGGGGGAATCGCTGA
- the hisB gene encoding Imidazoleglycerol-phosphate dehydratase — protein sequence MAREATVARTTNETSIELRLAIDGEGKAELETGVPFLTHMLDLFAKHGQFDLRIDAKGDTHIDDHHTTEDIGICLGQAIKEALGDKKGIKRYGNAFVPMDDALAQVVIDLSNRPHFEFRGEFPAAKVGAFDVELVHEFLWKLALEARMNLHVIVHYGRNTHHMIEAVFKALGRALDEATMIDPRVKGVPSTKGML from the coding sequence ATGGCAAGGGAAGCGACGGTCGCGAGAACGACGAACGAGACGAGCATTGAGCTGCGTTTGGCGATTGACGGCGAAGGAAAAGCCGAACTGGAAACGGGCGTGCCGTTTTTGACCCATATGCTCGATTTGTTTGCGAAACACGGCCAGTTCGATTTGCGCATTGACGCCAAAGGCGACACTCATATTGACGACCACCATACGACGGAAGACATCGGCATTTGCCTCGGGCAGGCGATCAAAGAAGCGCTTGGAGACAAAAAAGGAATCAAGCGGTACGGCAACGCGTTTGTGCCGATGGATGACGCCTTGGCCCAAGTGGTCATTGACTTGAGCAACCGCCCGCATTTCGAGTTTCGCGGCGAGTTTCCGGCAGCGAAAGTCGGCGCGTTCGATGTTGAGCTCGTCCATGAGTTTTTATGGAAGCTGGCGCTGGAGGCGCGCATGAACTTGCATGTCATCGTCCATTACGGGCGCAATACGCACCATATGATCGAAGCGGTGTTTAAAGCGCTCGGGCGGGCGCTCGATGAAGCGACGATGATCGACCCGCGCGTCAAAGGCGTTCCGTCGACAAAAGGGATGCTGTAG
- the hisD gene encoding Histidinol dehydrogenase: MKIERIRGGVSLRRTIESGTEEQRRAVLDIIAAVRARGDEALKEYTERFDGVRLDSLKVTEAELERAHAAMDAEMLQIIREAAANIRTYHERQKRSSWWMTNEDGTILGQKVTPLDAVGLYVPGGTAAYPSSVLMNVIPAQVAGVKRIVITSPPNQDGALPAGVLAAAYELGVTEIYKVGGAQAVAALAYGTETIRPVDKIFGPGNIYVALAKREVFGHVAIDMIAGPSEIVVLADETAHADEIAADLLSQAEHDVRASAILVTPSMKLALAVASEVERQLETLPRRGIAQAALEHYGAIYVTETLEEAVDVVNELAPEHLEVMTAEPLALLGKLRHAGAMFFGRFSSEPVGDYFAGPNHVLPTNGTARFSSGLGVDEFVKKSSVIVYSDAALAQHGGKIAAFARLEGLEAHARAVEMRLKKGE, encoded by the coding sequence ATGAAAATCGAACGGATCCGAGGTGGCGTGTCGCTAAGGCGGACGATTGAAAGCGGAACGGAGGAGCAGCGGCGTGCGGTGCTCGATATCATCGCCGCTGTGCGCGCCCGCGGCGACGAAGCGCTGAAAGAATACACGGAACGGTTTGACGGCGTCCGCTTGGATTCGCTCAAGGTGACGGAAGCGGAACTGGAGCGGGCGCATGCGGCGATGGACGCGGAGATGCTTCAGATCATTCGCGAAGCGGCGGCCAACATTCGCACCTATCATGAGCGGCAAAAGCGCTCATCATGGTGGATGACGAACGAAGACGGCACGATTCTCGGGCAGAAGGTAACGCCGCTTGATGCGGTCGGATTGTACGTGCCGGGCGGGACGGCCGCTTACCCGTCGTCTGTGCTCATGAACGTCATTCCCGCACAAGTGGCGGGAGTGAAGCGGATTGTCATCACCTCGCCGCCAAACCAAGACGGCGCGCTTCCGGCTGGCGTGCTGGCGGCGGCCTATGAACTTGGGGTGACGGAAATTTACAAAGTCGGCGGCGCGCAGGCGGTCGCCGCGCTCGCGTACGGGACGGAAACGATCCGGCCGGTTGACAAAATTTTCGGGCCGGGCAATATTTATGTCGCATTGGCGAAGCGGGAAGTGTTTGGGCATGTGGCGATCGACATGATCGCCGGGCCGAGCGAAATTGTCGTGCTCGCCGATGAGACGGCGCATGCGGATGAGATTGCGGCCGATTTGTTGTCGCAAGCCGAGCATGACGTGCGGGCGTCAGCGATTTTGGTGACGCCGTCGATGAAATTGGCGCTGGCGGTGGCGAGTGAAGTCGAACGACAGCTTGAAACGCTGCCGCGCCGCGGCATCGCCCAAGCGGCGCTTGAGCACTATGGCGCCATTTACGTCACGGAGACGCTTGAGGAAGCGGTCGATGTCGTGAACGAACTGGCGCCGGAGCATTTGGAAGTGATGACGGCCGAACCACTCGCGCTATTAGGGAAGCTCCGCCATGCAGGGGCGATGTTTTTCGGCCGCTTCAGCTCCGAGCCGGTCGGCGACTATTTCGCCGGGCCGAACCACGTGCTGCCGACGAACGGGACGGCAAGGTTTTCAAGCGGTTTGGGTGTCGATGAGTTTGTGAAAAAATCAAGCGTGATCGTTTACAGCGATGCGGCATTGGCACAACACGGCGGCAAAATCGCCGCCTTTGCCCGCCTCGAGGGGCTCGAGGCGCACGCGCGCGCCGTTGAGATGCGGCTGAAGAAGGGGGAATGA